A portion of the Juglans microcarpa x Juglans regia isolate MS1-56 chromosome 1D, Jm3101_v1.0, whole genome shotgun sequence genome contains these proteins:
- the LOC121249830 gene encoding protein IRX15-LIKE, with amino-acid sequence MKNNNSNTKLILVHPYIQKQGGSNRLWLLAFVSFFTLAFLLTLIYTRESTSTAATSTAAAATVASSGLGGLSTTVINTLLYYASTSNNTFHMSHAELKQISDVLRKCSSPCNFLVFGLTPETLLWKALNHNGRTVFIDENRYYAAYMEEKHPEIDAYDVQYTTKLKELHELVASTKKQIRNECRPVQNLLFSECKLGLNDLPNHVYEVDWDVILVDGPRGEWPDAPGRMSPIFTAGVLARSKKTGVNAKTHVFVHDFYGEVERVCGDEFLCRENLVEASDTLGHYVLERMDANSFQFCRNNTSSKASSSS; translated from the coding sequence ATGAAGAACAACAACAGTAACACAAAGCTAATACTCGTCCACCCTTATATCCAAAAACAAGGAGGCTCCAATCGTCTATGGCTTCTAGCCTTTGTTTCCTTCTTCACGCTTGCTTTCCTCCTCACCCTCATCTACACCAGAGAATCTACATCCACCGCTGCCACCTCTACAGCCGCCGCAGCCACTGTCGCTTCCTCCGGCTTGGGCGGATTGTCGACCACTGTCATTAACACCCTCCTCTACTACGCCTCAACATCCAATAACACATTCCACATGTCCCACGCCGAGCTCAAGCAAATCTCCGATGTACTTCGAAAGTGCTCGTCCCCATGCAACTTCCTCGTATTCGGCCTCACCCCAGAGACTCTCCTCTGGAAAGCCCTCAACCACAACGGCCGGACCGTGTTCATTGACGAGAACCGCTACTACGCCGCCTACATGGAAGAGAAACACCCAGAAATCGACGCGTACGACGTGCAGTACACGACGAAACTGAAGGAGCTGCACGAGCTCGTGGCATCAACCAAGAAACAGATACGAAACGAGTGCCGGCCGGTCCAGAACCTGTTGTTCTCGGAGTGTAAGCTCGGGCTCAATGATCTTCCCAACCATGTGTATGAGGTGGACTGGGATGTAATATTGGTGGACGGACCGCGCGGGGAGTGGCCGGATGCTCCGGGTCGGATGTCACCCATATTCACCGCCGGCGTGCTTGCGAGGAGCAAGAAAACGGGTGTGAATGCTAAGACCCATGTGTTTGTGCATGACTTCTATGGAGAGGTAGAGAGGGTTTGTGGGGATGAGTTTTTGTGCAGAGAGAATTTGGTTGAGGCAAGTGACACTCTAGGGCATTATGTTCTTGAGAGAATGGATGCGAATAGCTTTCAGTTCTGTCGCAACAATACATC